The Mesorhizobium sp. M3A.F.Ca.ET.080.04.2.1 genome contains the following window.
GCCGGCTTACGTAAAGGCCTACGTCAAGCGCAACAAGAACGATGCGGCCGACGCGGAAGCGATCTGCGAGGCGGTGACGCGACCGACAATGCGGTTCGTGGCTGTCAAATCGGCGGATGCCCAGAGCATTCTGATGCTTCATCGGGCTCGCCACCTCTTGGTTCGGCAGCGCACAGCGCAAATCAGCGCGATGCGGGCGCATCTGGCCGAGTATGGCGTCGTCGCACCGAAGGGCCGGGCCCATGTCCGTGGTCTAATCGAAGCTCTTGACAAGGGCGATGGGCCGCTCCCCGCGATGGCGCGACAGGTTCTTATCCTCCTCGCCCGAACGATCGAAGGGCTTGGCGCACAAATCCGGAAGATCGAGATCGAGCTTCTGGCGTGGTATCGCACGAACCAGGTCTGCCGGCGGCTTTCAACCATTCCCGGAATCGGCTTCATCACGGCGACCGCCCTCGCTGCCACCGTCGTCGACGCAAAAGTCTTCCGCTCCGGTCGTCAATTCGCTGCTTGGCTCGGCCTTGTTCCAAAACAACATTCCTCCGGTGGCAAAGACAGAATGGGAGGAATCTCGAAGATGGGAGATCGCTATTTACGGCATCTCCTCGTCGTCGGCGCCACGGCGGTCATCCGATACACGCGGCGAAAAGCGACGACCGTCAGTACCTGGGCGAACCAGTTGCTCGAGCGTAAGCCGGCACGGCTGGTCACAGTCGCTGTCGCCAACAAGGTAGCGCGGATCGCCTGGGCGGTGATGGCGCGTGAGGAAAACTACCGCGCGACGCCGTCAATGGCTCGAGGGTAACGACGGTCGCGCGAAATGACATCCAGTTTGGGCAGGAGAGAACGACATCAGTGATGCAGATCCGGTCAAGCCGGGGATCGGGAGAACCTGAGTGATTCAACGCGCATCGCAGCGCGGCAGCTTGATGAGGGCCCGATCCACCGACACCATCATGGCCAGCGGCCTGAGGCCGCACAAAAACAGGCCGAACACATGAATGAACCTGACCGCTTCAGTATTGCCATTGTCAGAATCTTCTTGCTCAACGGGGGCCGTCCACACATGAATCACTCCTTGCATGCCGCGGGAGCGTGAAGCAAGGGCAGGGGCTCGGTAGCGCCAGAACAATGCAGAATCCGCGGCGCCGCTGTATTGCCGGGCGTTACACAAGTTTATGCAATCGTCTCGTTGCGTATTGCCAGAATCAGCGGCTAAGGGACCTGCGGCTTCGGCCGTTGGAGGCAGCGACGATCAGGTTGTTGCTTTTTTGAGGAGATGACTGACATGAAGAAGTTTTTGCTCGTCGTCGTTGGTGTTGCGGCGCTTGCGGGCTCGGCCTGCTCGGAGGGACCCGAATGCACGCAGGAGATGGCCACCAAGAAGGCGCAGGACATGGCCGCAGCGCTTCAGGAAGCGATCACCAAGGATCCGACCAAGGCAGCCGACCTTACGGCCAAGGTGCAGGCCGTGACCACGAAATACCAGGGCGCCACGACGCTCGATGAAGCCTGCAAGGCCTATGACGAAGTGACTGCCGCCATCAAGGGTTGAGCGCAGCTCTCTGGAACTGAAGAAGGCGGTAGTCGACGGCTGCCGCCTTTATTGTGCCTCGTCGACTTGGGTCAGTTCTTCGCG
Protein-coding sequences here:
- a CDS encoding IS110 family transposase, which translates into the protein MQVITIGLDIAKNVFQVHGVDNAGNAVLRRKVRRDQLIPLLRDMQPCLIGMEACATAHHWARELIALGHVVKLMPPAYVKAYVKRNKNDAADAEAICEAVTRPTMRFVAVKSADAQSILMLHRARHLLVRQRTAQISAMRAHLAEYGVVAPKGRAHVRGLIEALDKGDGPLPAMARQVLILLARTIEGLGAQIRKIEIELLAWYRTNQVCRRLSTIPGIGFITATALAATVVDAKVFRSGRQFAAWLGLVPKQHSSGGKDRMGGISKMGDRYLRHLLVVGATAVIRYTRRKATTVSTWANQLLERKPARLVTVAVANKVARIAWAVMAREENYRATPSMARG